The sequence TGCTTGTACGCGCCAGCGGCGACCTGAACCATCCCGTGGAGGAACTGGCTCTCGATGGAGCCGGAACCGTAGTTGTACCACTCGAGTTCGAAACAGTCGTGAGACTCGTGGAAGGCCCTGTCGTTGAATAGCCGGACGCCGTGTCGGGTCGCCTGTCGGAGCGTTGCGTGCTCCCAGCGGCCCGCGTCTGGGTCCCAGCCAGTCGGCTGTCGGCCCGTCGGCGGCGGGTCGACCGTCGGGTCGGCCGTGTGATCGTCCATGGCCGTTCTCGGGGCTCGAACCGTGTAATCCCATCGCTCACCGTACTCGAGGCTGGACACCTGCTGTACCCACCGGCCGACCACGACCGGCCCTCCGAGGGGGAGAACTTATTCCGTCTCGCTCCCAGAGACGAGACGATGACCCACCCCTACGGTCGATGTCGCAACTGCGGCGAACGCCTCTACGAGCACGTCGAGGGCGGATACCAGTGTCTGAACTGCAAGAGCCGGTATCCCGAAGACGAACTCGAGTTCGACGCCTGAGCGCCCGGACGAGACGTGTCCCGTCGTCGTCACTCGCCACTCGTCACGTCGAGGCAGTCACGAAGGGACTCGTGAGCGGGTCACACGGGGTTTCGATCTCGCAACGCTTTTTGCCCGCGCGTTCCGACGGTTTACATGGCGAACGACGTTCCCGAGCACGAGCCCTATTCTTCGAAACTCGAGGTACCGGAAGCGCTGACCTTCGACGACGTCCTCCTGCGCCCCAAGGAGAGTCGCGTCGAGCCCGACGAGGCCGATCTCACCTCGAACGTCTCGAAATCCGTCGAGGTGTCGGTCCCGATCCTCTCGGCGGCGATGGACACCGTCACCGAGAGCGACATGGCGATCGCGATGGCACGCCACGGCGGGCTGGGGGTCCTCCACCGCAACATGACCATCGACCAGATGGTCGAGGAGATCGACCGCGTCAAGAGCGCCGACGAACTCATCATCCCCCACGAGGCGGTCGTCACCGCCGACCCCGAGATGACCGTCCGCGAGGTCGACGAGGTCATGGCCCGCGAGGGCGTCGGCGGCGCTCCCGTCGTCAACACCAACGGCGAGGTACTGGGGATCATTTCGAGTACGGACATCCGGCCCCACCTCGAGGTCAACGAGGACGACCAGGTCACGGAGGCCATGACCGACGAGGTCGTCACCGCCGACGAGGACGTCGAGGCTCGGGAGGCCTTCGAACTGATGTACGAGCACAAGATCGAGCGCGTCCCCGTGGTCGACGACGAGAATCTACTCGTCGGGCTGGTGACGATGCAGGGAATCCTCCAGCGCCGAGAGTACGGCGAGGCCGTCCGGGACGAGGAGGGTCGGCTCCGGCTCGGCGTCGCGGTCAGTCCGTTCGAGATGGATCGTGCCGAGGCAGCCGACGAGGCCGGTGCCGACATTCTGTTCATCGACACTGCTCACGCGCACAACCGGAACGTCATCGACGGCGCGAAAGAGATCGAATCCGCAGTCGAGGCCGACGTCGTGGTTGGCAACGTCGGCACCCGGGAAGCAGCCGCGGAACTCGTCGACTTCGCAGACGGCATCAAAGTGGGCATCGGCCCCGGTTCGATCTGTACCACGCGCGTCGTCTCGGGGGCGGGCATGCCCCAGATCACGGCCGTCTCACAGGTCGCAGACGTCGCGAGCGAGCACGGCGTTCCCGTGATCGCCGACGGCGGCATCCGCTACTCCGGCGACGCGATCAAGGCCGTCGCCGCCGGCGCTGACGCGGTCATGCTCGGCTCCTATTTCGCCGGCACCGAGGAAGCGCCCGGCCGCGTCGTCACGATGAACGGCAAGAAGTACAAGCAGTACCGCGGGATGGGCAGCGTCGGCGCGATGAAATCCGGTGACAGCGACCGGTACCTCAAGGAAGAGCCCGAGGAAGACGACGAGTACGTCCCCGAGGGCGTCGAGGCCGCCACGCCCTACAAAGGTCCGCTCAAGTCCGAACTTCACCAGCTCGCCGGCGGGATGCAGTCCGGCATGGGGTACGTCGGCGCGGCGACCATCCCCGAGTTCAAAGAGCGAAGCGAGTTCGTCCGGATCTCACCTGCGGGTCAGGCCGAAAGCCACGCCCACGACGTCGTCATCACCGACGAGGCACCGAACTACTCGCCGAACGACAGCTGATCGGTCACTCACTGACGGGCTGTGGCGGAGAACCCACGCCGAATTACCCCGTCGTTATCGCCGTCTCACACTCGAGGCAGTACATCTTGAACTCCGCGTCCTCGGTCAACTCGAGGCCGTGGCCCTGTTCTTGCTCACACGCTCGACAGTAGACGATCGACTCGATCTGGTCCCAGTCGTGTTTCGACGCGGGGGCACCGAACGCGAAGCCGACGACCATCTCGTCTGCATCCTCGGCGTTGTAGCCCTGCTGGAACTCACCCGGTTCGAACCGGATCACCTCGCCGGCGTCGACGACGACTTCGCCGTCTTCTGTATCAAAATTCGCCGTTCCTGACTGGACGTAGAAGACCTCTTCCTGGTCGTGGTGGGTGTGAAAACCACCCGAGAACGATTCGCCGGGCTCGAGTTCGAAGTAGTTCATCGCGAAG is a genomic window of Natrarchaeobaculum aegyptiacum containing:
- a CDS encoding DUF309 domain-containing protein: MDDHTADPTVDPPPTGRQPTGWDPDAGRWEHATLRQATRHGVRLFNDRAFHESHDCFELEWYNYGSGSIESQFLHGMVQVAAGAYKHFDFENDEGMRSLFQTSLQYFQGVPPDFYGVDVLDVRTTVTNALEDPGVLDGWKIVLDARIQTATDTDYAYLEALEE
- the guaB gene encoding IMP dehydrogenase, which codes for MANDVPEHEPYSSKLEVPEALTFDDVLLRPKESRVEPDEADLTSNVSKSVEVSVPILSAAMDTVTESDMAIAMARHGGLGVLHRNMTIDQMVEEIDRVKSADELIIPHEAVVTADPEMTVREVDEVMAREGVGGAPVVNTNGEVLGIISSTDIRPHLEVNEDDQVTEAMTDEVVTADEDVEAREAFELMYEHKIERVPVVDDENLLVGLVTMQGILQRREYGEAVRDEEGRLRLGVAVSPFEMDRAEAADEAGADILFIDTAHAHNRNVIDGAKEIESAVEADVVVGNVGTREAAAELVDFADGIKVGIGPGSICTTRVVSGAGMPQITAVSQVADVASEHGVPVIADGGIRYSGDAIKAVAAGADAVMLGSYFAGTEEAPGRVVTMNGKKYKQYRGMGSVGAMKSGDSDRYLKEEPEEDDEYVPEGVEAATPYKGPLKSELHQLAGGMQSGMGYVGAATIPEFKERSEFVRISPAGQAESHAHDVVITDEAPNYSPNDS
- a CDS encoding cupin domain-containing protein — translated: MDKRAIDDVPNQPSPLEVHSVRRPISDALGFSDFAMNYFELEPGESFSGGFHTHHDQEEVFYVQSGTANFDTEDGEVVVDAGEVIRFEPGEFQQGYNAEDADEMVVGFAFGAPASKHDWDQIESIVYCRACEQEQGHGLELTEDAEFKMYCLECETAITTG